A single region of the Blattabacterium cuenoti genome encodes:
- the nusA gene encoding transcription termination factor NusA, protein MNNEALIDSFSNFKYEKNIDRVSLMAILEESIRCVLRKKYDSSKNYDIIVNPDQGDLEIWRNRIVVQDGKIKDLNKEIELSIARKIEPDFEIGEEVTEKVELKSLGRRAILSLKQNLLSKINEYDNTNTYKKFKNKIGEIMNVEVYHILPKQIIMRDEEQNEMVLPKQEQIPSDFFRKGDPVKALVKRVDWKDNKPFAILTRKDEAFLEELFKLEIPEVSDGLITVKKVARIPGEKAKIAVESYDDRIDPIGACVGMKGSRIHPIVRELKNENIDVINYTSNTQLYITRSLSPAKVSMMEVNEEHKYVNVYVKLEEISKAIGRGGQNIKLASQLTGYKIHIFRDYPYEDDVELTEFSDEIEPEVLEKFHKIGLNTAKSVLNYSRNDLSRCTNLETKIINKIVNILKKEFEEELNINT, encoded by the coding sequence ATGAATAATGAAGCTTTAATAGATTCTTTTTCAAATTTCAAATATGAAAAAAATATAGATAGAGTAAGTCTTATGGCTATTTTAGAAGAATCTATACGATGCGTTTTAAGAAAAAAATATGATTCATCTAAAAATTATGATATTATTGTAAATCCGGATCAAGGAGATTTAGAAATATGGAGAAATCGTATCGTTGTACAAGATGGAAAAATAAAGGATCTAAATAAAGAAATTGAACTATCGATTGCACGTAAAATAGAACCTGATTTTGAAATAGGAGAAGAAGTAACAGAAAAAGTTGAGCTAAAATCTTTAGGTAGAAGAGCAATTTTATCTTTAAAACAAAATTTGCTTTCAAAAATAAATGAATATGATAATACAAATACTTATAAAAAATTCAAAAATAAAATAGGAGAAATTATGAATGTTGAAGTATATCATATTCTACCAAAACAAATCATCATGAGAGATGAAGAACAAAACGAAATGGTTTTACCTAAACAAGAACAAATACCAAGTGATTTTTTTAGAAAAGGAGATCCCGTAAAAGCATTAGTGAAACGAGTAGATTGGAAAGATAATAAGCCTTTTGCAATTCTTACTAGAAAAGATGAAGCTTTTTTGGAAGAACTTTTTAAGTTAGAAATACCAGAAGTTTCTGATGGGTTAATTACAGTTAAAAAAGTAGCACGTATACCAGGTGAAAAAGCTAAAATTGCTGTAGAATCTTATGATGATCGTATTGATCCAATTGGAGCTTGTGTAGGGATGAAAGGATCTAGAATACATCCTATTGTTAGAGAATTAAAAAATGAAAATATAGATGTAATTAATTATACCTCTAATACACAATTGTACATAACAAGATCACTTAGTCCTGCTAAAGTTTCTATGATGGAAGTAAATGAGGAACACAAGTATGTAAACGTATATGTCAAACTTGAAGAAATATCAAAAGCAATTGGAAGAGGTGGGCAAAATATAAAATTAGCTAGTCAATTAACTGGATATAAAATTCATATATTTAGAGATTATCCTTATGAAGATGACGTAGAATTAACGGAATTTTCAGATGAAATAGAACCAGAAGTATTAGAAAAATTTCATAAAATTGGCTTAAATACTGCAAAATCTGTTTTAAATTATAGTAGAAATGACTTAAGTAGATGTACCAATCTTGAAACAAAAATAATCAACAAGATAGTTAATATATTGAAAAAAGAATTTGAGGAGGAATTAAATATAAATACATAA